AtctgatggacagattgaagttactgatgatATGCAAAATTGTATGTGTGCTGCACTCTATGGGGATTGCACTGAGAGGAAGACCTCACATCTCAGGAAATATTGAAGGCggtcctgtcctccttctgggcacagggtaaacagatgtaggacgcatgtctgtggcccctgtgactgctaaaattgtttgcaaatagccccaaaccccagttgaagcagtgccctccgagcctcccacagttgaaaagtattgataaccgaaccatacattgatgtacagtgttacagtgttaaaccctactacattgcttccgcagggttcaacaGAGGAGGAAGAAATGGATAGCTTATATGGTCAATGGGAGACTtgagggaatgggataagtcacAGGAAACAGTAGACAGTTAATTTCCAGCCTGGTGGGAAGTTGGTTTCccagcacatttgattccccagtacacaggtcaccaacataattgtattgaattaatgaaaatagagatgaaaacattagaaaatgtaacaggggatccaatatctaatccagcttttgagtttttcttttgtagatggttccaggtaccaccatgaaggatgctacaagactgggtatgctgtcaccaccgaaacagaggtaataaagaaacaaccactcccatcctcTGTGTCCGCACAGGAGGTGGaggtgaaggtactcgctgaggtgtgtagactgactgaaggtaaaaccgcaaatatatatatactgactctagatatgcttttggtattgcacatgattatggcctaatctggaggagcagagatattgctggatccacgggtaaacccataatgttgagagagtgagagaactgtttgaggctctgacactgccaaagcatGTAGGTATACTCAAAGTGCCAGCTCTTACTAAAGTGCAAGCTGCCCCCGAAGCGAGGGGAAATAGACTAGTAGACAAGGCTGCAAAAGCTGcggctctcatgtccctcatagaggaggacgtagtattcttgaccagcatagtatctggtcccatagacatgataatattaagtagattACAAAGTCAAGCCATAAaagaggaaaaaggacattggcagacaaaaggtgccagtgaaggggaggatggaatatagaaggtgggtaacaggatgtgcctacccagagtcctcttccccatgataacccaactaatgcacggacAAACGCAGGTGTCGAGAGAAGGAAtgagtgcaatggtgaccaaatggtgggtacccccgggggttcagcaagtgctgctgccagatttgtccagaggtgcatgatatgtgtctgccataacataggcaaaactatgcgggttgcaaaaaggcatatggtaaaggtagactacccatatcagcgattgcagattaactcagttaccaaaggtgggacagtatgacATGTAgcggtctgtgtagatctgttctcgaggtggcctgaggcgtggccagtaacgtgggccacagcaaaagtaaaagattgctctcagaagtggtatgtatatatggggtccctgagataatagaaagtgatagaggaactcACTTTACTGGAAGATACTCCAAGAAATCTTGCATGTCCTGGGTAtagagcagcttttcacaccccGTATCCCAAGAGCaatgggaaggtagaaaggttgAATGGGACATTGAAGTTAAAGatccagaaggtcatggctgaaacccataaacAATGGACTGAGTGCCTGCCTATTGCCCTCTGACCTCACCAGTTATGTGGGCGCTCACGcggatgtataaatatgtttatgattccattcgAGATCCTAAGTGATAGGAGGACATTGTTTACAGCCGGGGACTTGGACGTGTTtaaagagacaccgtaaagcaccacagccgcactgtgacgtccgTACCAAGTCCGACTCACAACTTCCACATACATTGGAAGGACAGAACTTGGACACGCCGGTCACTGCTGACAGGTCCCCAATCACGAGGCTGAACTGTGGGTCTCGTCAAGCTCCGgctgaccttcatcttctctgtcatctctacATTACCTATGGTCTAAATGATGAGCTGGAAGAAGAGTTTAatcaagtgatatcagtattgactacATTGCTGGACTATTGTATATGTCTCCATTCAAAGACGATGCCATATGTGAAGATATATGaagttattgccttggccttgcagTCCCATCTCTTTTCTCTAGCGCTTAACCCTCACTCTCCTGGAGTTGTCGCTCTTGTAATAGCAGCGGGGGCATTGGTTCACTGGCTGTTTTAccgtgtaagatattcaaagagggaagcgctgtggAAAATAGATCTCAGGTCAGGAATACCACCGTCCATGATTGGATGTTACCCCAAtgacagtgtgtgatgtgtaaacagaggacaggttaataaaaatgacatgttgtttgatgctgtaaacctcaccggctgtgagggaagagacacaAAATATGTATCTTGTGTGGGGGTAAAAGCAACTGGCAGCTCCTAGTGCTCAGAGATAGCTAGAAAATGGTTAATCTCAGGGTCTAGAGGGTGTAACACGAGGTAATTTAACTGATAAAGGGggtggcatcgatgaatgccaccgaacgggacatgatcttgtcctcctggattgcaggagtttcatcactccagggatgtgcttccACCCAACATGTATGTTATATATGTGGTTGTAaagcatataagtggttgccacccaggagaccaggagtatgtacccgagccagaccacaatcagctacttagatagagatattttgtttaaacttgtaacatgttttattgcaaaagtatcagcagtcAAGAAAACAGCGCAGGATATAAAAGTGCATGAGGTCCAGaccaccctaagaaccgaggagggaggaaacattcagagccacctgtttatgtgacactaaatgcttccatacctgataaagtcatctgtcaagccgtagaaaaccaccaagatagatggtattgccagaattgtgaaacctgtaattccctaactcttcaggtgtgtacagtatgtaacgctgtgcactcacctattgctagacacgtatcctgAGTATTCATCTCGAGGTGAATGGCATAAAGAGGTGCCCTGGTCTAGGGGATCTAGCCAGAACGTAATCTCGGGTGAATATTcgaatacatggctaagcaaatttatgttcaaaagaagggaattgtcaaaaatatttttaattatctttatatgtgtgaacatatattgcttttgtgaaagtgattagaatgggtttcaaagataacattttgcatggactccatcttgtatggtaggcattcattttggatcattggaatctatcttttgacctgaaggagccatcttgaggttaataagtaaaaagtaaatatcagcatatgtcctgaagcaattctatgttgtgttcttgaattgaatgttttattactcttttaaggagcagatcaaatagccttggccgaatggacaatggctgtttaccataagtcagccttggattcaggcctctgtttaattaatttaaacttctctgcagtctccattctctagtgagataagaagtagagacaaattaacttgtgtatctgagatgtgtgtccttcccatgggacaaggttcaggccacctggggcttggagggtgaagaattattataatgcattgatataattcttattggctgaatcagagtcattatcatattgtagatgattggctgaagccgacacctttcctgtcattataccatatgtggagttttgggatattaccatatatagaatgtttatgtttgcaagtataaggtcaccacctactctcattttcctataaataaagatggatccgccccctagggcagagatcgtttgaacactgaagctgcgtgtcatggtctctctccggccggcctctcagatccaccattgagagggcattcactaatttggagctcatagacaaatgcagataatgtccaacgttaacggacatactaaattctgcagcgacaccatacagtgacatagGTCGGCCATAGGCCacattggcaaaaaaaaacaaaacatataccagtctgtatactttttttgtgTGGCCCCCTCTATAGGAAAGCTCCGTCTGATGTGCTTTCCTATAcagtccaaaaataaataaagtaatgctGGCGGCTACCCTCTCCACTGAGGCAGAAATGACatacttttggcctccatcgggtaAGTGGCGCCAATGGATACATATAGTGTGTATGCCGGAAGCCATTTCGATGCATATGTGAAAAGTGTTCACCTTACTGGCAGCACGGAAAGCTTGAAGTGTCAACTCCCTACGAGTCCTAAATACTACCATATACTGTCGTATTTATCAAGCAGTGCATTAAAACGtgtgttttttttagattttcagcCCAATACAGAGGTTATAGTGCTGGTGTTAATAGTGCAGGGGTCAGGTAAGCTGGTGTAGGGATCCTCTCCTGATCGCTCTGTGAAGCTGCACTCCTCTGCCCACTAACTAAACGGGAAAAACAGAGGAGCCATATTAAAGAAGAATGGATCATAAATCATATTTGAACTGAGACGATTTTTGAATTTATAGCCGTCCTGCGGCAACCGCTTTAGTCAAAATGATTCCTCAAAAATAGGCCTATGTCTAATTCTCCTAGTATACATAAGGCAGCAGCTTTCACTACCATCAGACATTGCTGAACCCCACATTGAACTAACacctgttaaaggggtattctcattatgataatttatcacttacccCCAACGATCCCAAGAACAGGGATCTCGAAATAACACGATTGGTGCAGGActgtgcatgctcggccaccactaTCTACTGTAGATAGAAATGATCCTAatgagaaaaccccctttaagctaataaataaaataaaaaaaagacagtcTTAGGGCATGTTAATATTACATTCCAGTTGGCTCCAAAATATGCAATGGTCGATAAAGCTGTGTGGCAGATAATCGTTTTATCATGCAGATAAATAATGACTTGTACCTTATAACGTATATAAGCCGCTATGTGGGCTTCACTACAGCCTCCACCAAGCAGGAGCCAGGGTTCCTTAAGTAGAAGATTCAATGTGTGTTCAGCTGTCTGACACGACCGCTAAAATGGAAGGAAGAAtgaacaataataaaataatgaaatagtaCTGTATCAATACAAAGGGTTAACTGAAGATCAATTTAAAGTGATTATAGTGTGTGATCTGGGTTCTGCACATATATAGGGCCCCATTCAGCGGTCGcatacttttttatttcttcgctgtatagaatagcatagtagactacgctgcTCTACAAAATAATGCAGTAAAATACATACACTGcgcagtatatataaatatatatttttttacaatagaaGTCTGTAGACGACGTGGCATATACGGCAAATATTGATATTAAATTAGGTTTTGAGGACGGGGGATTGGTAGTCAATAAAAATCACCTCGGCTTACCGTAAGCTCTTTTAAGGAGGTCTCATTCCGGTTGCAGAGCACAATACTGCCCGCAGCAGTGTTATAGGGGAAGAGATGCAGGTAGTGCTTATTCCCATAGGAAACTTTACTAATCTGCTTAAGGCTGCCATAACAAGCGGAGGAAAGCGGACACAGCGAGGCTATAGGCTGGGCATCTGTGATAAAAGgggggaaaataaataaatggtagaATACAGAGAATGAAAAACAAAACAAGATCATGTACATAGCGAAACCTTACAATCATTATTAGATACAGACAtcattctcacagctgagagatGGATACATAGACTTATCGGTCAGGTATATACTGGCAGCTCGAATCTCTGTCCTATTAGATCATTATAGACCaattttgattttaaaaaaaattacactgccaGCATCGGCATCAGTTTTGAAacggaataaggccctgttcacatgaagTTTTTGGCCTATGTCTAACGTATATTCCAGGAAAAAACACTTCAGACTTATACGTTAAACGCAGGCTGTGACCGATGgccaacagtggcatccatcaccaaaGACTACAATCGTATCCGTAAAACTAATACGTCGAAGTTCATGAGGTATCCCTTAAAACCGatactattatagtctatgggtgacggatgccactgttaggcatccatttAACATATCCGTCTCCCATAGACtagaatggtatctgtttaatagACACATCAAGAAAGGCTActgaaaagcccatgacgtataaGTTAAATGTATACCTGCAATATTTGTCATACAGTGGCAAACATCACCGATagttaaaaaacgtataccgtgCGGTATGCGGTTTTTGAGGGATCCAATAGCGTTGTCTACTACACCACTGCCTCTCAATTACAGTATTGTTCCGTActctaatcatgttttcagtacgggacagttttccagcagcgaggcaaggactcctagcgtcacagatatctataatgctaggagcccggctccctgaagtgtgtttggtccgggaaatactgccgacataaggtacctatatcacagaccaaacatgctcgtgtgaatccggcctaaaagaGCCCTATGCGCTTGTTTAGCCTCAGgagctttcctgacgtacacaCATTATGATTgtaatgtgaacaaggcctaaaagaatttaaaaaaaagctgatGTGAACCGACTATTACTTGTCATTTGTCAGTTTAAACATCGTCTGTCTCTTTGCGATGTTTTACTGCAACTTGTAGTTGACGTAGTGTAACTGTAGAACTAGCCTCAGGGCTCATGAGCATGGCCGTATTATGGTTTCGTACATCCTCCAAGTTATATGGACATAATACGACACAAAATTCATACAGTCTTTTTTCGGTCTGAATTTGTGTGaatcaggcaaaaaaaaaaatttatttttttttgcctagtACAGAGGTTTTCTACCCTTAGAAGCGCTgctctaaggcctcgttcacacagaggaatttgcaggcagaaaaaaaaaataataatctgcctcaaaattccttctggaattttgagacagattttgacctgcctacacCTTCTTGCCACGGATTTCCCCGCAgccattgagagccgcgggcaaaaaaacgcagcgaaaaacgctttctctacttCCACTTGATTTCAATTGGTCAGAGGCAGAATCGTGGCAAGAAAGAGCATATCTTTTGTTTCCCCGAGTGGCTAAAAACGCCTCCGCccccgattgaaatcaatgggtagtggtttcagacgtttttttggcaCCGATTCCTACGCGGTTAGcgtaaaactgtgtgtgaactgggccttaaggaGAGAATATCTCTATATGGTTTCTATATGCAGGCACCATATGGCAGACCGGAGTGCCTATGGCTCCCAAGAACAGGGCTGCAGGGACCCCATATGTCTCTCTACAGGCTCTGTGCACCGGGCATTACACATACTTTTTATCTATAGCTTAGCTTATTTATAGTTTTGCTCACTGCCCACACATGCATCTCTATCCAGATCAGAACAGGAATACACTACAAACACGGGTGAACTTGAAAGAACGAGGTCCGAGCCAGAGACCCCCTCTATGATATCCAAATGCCCTAATATGATCAGGGGTTGTCTTCCTTTAATCATTTCATACTGTATAAAACACCTATACATTATTACCTGTCATTTGACTTAATGGTTCCATTAGAGCTGCTCCTAGTCTGTCCACCGCAAGGATATTTTGCTCCTTCAGATACTGTTTCAGCGATGGGTGGATcactttttgacacaaaagtattttcaCACGATCATCCACTATCTGTTTCCCTAAAACCATCAACTGATCCAACATGACTTTTTCCAGATCTACACCAGCCATAACTTCCACAGTGCCATCTCCTGTATCACTAAACTCTCCACATAAGGATACTGAAAACAAGGCTAACTTATTGTTCATGGAGGGTAGTCCGGAGGAAGGGATCAGTCTGCCCCAACCGCACGCTGGCATTTCAATGAGCACCCCAGGAACAAAGGTGGATTCCATTACACTTAAGCCTTCAACAGCGACGATCACAGTTCTTCCTAAAACATGACTGGGACTGGACTCATTGGGGATGTTGAAGAGGAAAGCTTTTACAATAAGTAAGCTTATGTAATCTACTTCTTTCATCGTCATCATGCATGCCGGCTTGCTACAGAGAACGGACCGGGCTAAATCAAGTAATGATTTGCTGTGGGAAAAATCTACCCTGATTTTGCAAGCACAGTCCTCAGACTTCAAGTAACCCAAACACATGTCCAAAAGACTCTTGTTTAAGTCAATCATCTTGTGGGTTGGAACAGGTAAACTCAGACACCTGTCAATCAAGTTGCAACATAGAATTGCTGCAAAGAGTCCACAATCACTGAAGGTCGATATATGGTTACGGATGGAGGCAACAAGTAATTGTAGCGCCGGGTGACTGAGGGACATGCCGCCGAGTAAGGCAGAGGATTGTGACGTTGTAGTAACACCCCCTCCACCACCATTATGGACCTGCTTGAGTCTTCCGAACGGGCCATAGCACGAGGTCACTATCATCTGTATCACACGCAGTGGTTCCCTGAGCGAAGCGCTGGTTAAGGGGCCAGCTCGACACAGCGATGGCTTATTTTGCTTAACTATTTCCATTATGACTATGTAAGTCCTACTCCTCAAGAAAATAAATCAGGTTAAGATTTAAaagacatataatttattaagcgCATACCAACAGGGGGGAAATGTGTAACATTACAGTAGTACGCTGACAAGTACTCATAACGTTATCAACACTGGTGAATTGTGAAAAATTCCATGAAACGGTTGGGAAAGTACGAGAATCTGTGTGTTCAGTCGCTGCTTCTAGAGTCTTTGACAGTTTCTCTAGCAGAACTCTTTGCCACCCTCTGaataaaatatgtcccaaagTGGATGCCTAGAAATGATAACCCAGCAACCCACAGCCAGTTCCTCCTTAAAAATGATTTCTGTTTCATGGCTCCTTGGGTCCCAGGTCAAGAAGCAGCAGGATCAGAAGAAGAATCTGGAAAACAACAACAATTGCAATCAAATTCTGTTCACAATTTTGCAAAGTTCATCCTGAAAAGCAGAAACGatgtgtttaaaggggttataaaaGATTAGACAtagagcgccacacctgtccccaTGTtgggtgtggtattgcagctcagacctggctgcaataccagatacaaccaatggacaggagtggcgctgattccggaagaatgcagccatgtttttctattcatgtaaacccctttaaaatatataGAAAAGTACTGCAGACGCCAATATCTTCAATAGTATCTGAAGTCAAATGGATAATAATTACAAGTTACCCTACGAGCCAACCATGGCAGAGGAAGTTAAATAgggtgtctggtttagaaaacacattGTCATATACCCTGTTAGAAATTTCGGAGTCAatagacaggggggggggggttctctgcTCTTTTTGCCAGAGTGGAGGGTGGTCACTAAGAGTGTCTCATTCTGGAGGTCCTCTCCTGTATTTTATAAACAACCcatttgatttgaatgggcagtgTTTGCCCACATATTACAGAGGATTGCTGGTGATCCCAGGGAAAGGGgggccttctaacaagtagggattgtctaaCGCGGAGAACCCCTATAGATAAGCTGTCCCAACCTCTTCTCT
This genomic stretch from Rhinoderma darwinii isolate aRhiDar2 chromosome 4, aRhiDar2.hap1, whole genome shotgun sequence harbors:
- the MKKS gene encoding molecular chaperone MKKS, producing the protein MEIVKQNKPSLCRAGPLTSASLREPLRVIQMIVTSCYGPFGRLKQVHNGGGGGVTTTSQSSALLGGMSLSHPALQLLVASIRNHISTFSDCGLFAAILCCNLIDRCLSLPVPTHKMIDLNKSLLDMCLGYLKSEDCACKIRVDFSHSKSLLDLARSVLCSKPACMMTMKEVDYISLLIVKAFLFNIPNESSPSHVLGRTVIVAVEGLSVMESTFVPGVLIEMPACGWGRLIPSSGLPSMNNKLALFSVSLCGEFSDTGDGTVEVMAGVDLEKVMLDQLMVLGKQIVDDRVKILLCQKVIHPSLKQYLKEQNILAVDRLGAALMEPLSQMTDAQPIASLCPLSSACYGSLKQISKVSYGNKHYLHLFPYNTAAGSIVLCNRNETSLKELTRSCQTAEHTLNLLLKEPWLLLGGGCSEAHIAAYIRYKSSNLHSSHLEELRCTASEYRLVADCFCSSLETVARSLEHDGGEILTDLQDGHFWSIPAEVSVTSEYTETVHMCGCHLLQKGDGLKWTLLGSPCEPFSPRNHMEISQLLPCKDSLNLDSFTAKCNGLSVAVDTAGLVLDLAYIVKDEN
- the LOC142760125 gene encoding uncharacterized protein LOC142760125; the encoded protein is MKQKSFLRRNWLWVAGLSFLGIHFGTYFIQRVAKSSARETVKDSRSSD